TTACACCATCACACTAATCAGGCTATGCAGCAGTGCAAACAGCAGGAGCGCTATTACTGATGCCACCCTCATCATCTGAACAGACTGTGAAATATCGTCAGGCGTGACTTCGCGCTTTGCATCACCTATCCACGGTTTTTCGATTAGCTGGTTAAAGTAAACATTCGACCCGCCAAGACGGATGCCCAGTGCCCCTGCTACGGTTGCTTCCGGCCAGCCACTATTGGGGCTACTGTGCTGATAACGATCACGCCAGCCAATGCGTAGCGCCTGCCGAAAATCCAATCCCTGCCATTTCGCCGCCATTGCCAGCAGAAGCCAGCCAAAACGGGCTGGCAACCAATTCGCCACATCATCCATACGTGCTGAAAACATCCCCAGTGCCCGATAACGAGGCGTTTTATAGCCCACCATTGAATCAAGGGTATTGATTGCTTTATAGATCATGGCAAGCGGAGCACCGCCAAGCATCAAGAAGAACAATGGGGCAATCACGCCATCCACGCTGTTTTCTGCCACGGTTTCAATCGCGGCACGGCTGATTTGTGGCGCTTGCAATTGGCAAGTGTCCCGACCGACAATGTTGGCAAGCTGCTTACGGCTAGCGTCCAAATCCCCCTGACGCAACGCCTGATAAACGGCATTTGCCGCATCGCCCAAGCCACGTCCAGCCAACACGGTATAAATCAGCCAAATTTCAACCAAACATCCCAGCCAGAACGTCACGCCATAGGCCAATTGCAAAACCCAATAGCTCACCAGCCAAACACTCCCTATGACCACCAGCCATAACAGTACACCGCCCCATTTCAAGTCGGTTTCGGTTTGGCAAATCCGGCGAATAAGCGGCTCTGCCTGGTAAATAAGCTGCCCTATCCAGCGCACGGGGTGCGGCCAATGAGGGGGATCACCCAATTTCATATCCAGAATAAAAGCCGAAAACCACAATAAGACGGTCATAACAGCCTCCGTGCCATCATCAGCCAGCGATGGAGAAAATTGGGGCGTTGGGCAAAATGAATATGCAGATAGCCCGCCAGGGTATTGCCATTCTGGTAGCCTCCCAGCCAGCTTTTCTGTACTGTTTTTAATGTTCCTTTTGGATCACACCATTTAACACACTGAAAAACAGGCAGTTGTGTCGAAATGAAATCCGAGTAATGGAATTCATGCCCGCGCAGCGTTTCTCCTTTCGCCACTAACGGCGTATCACACATCGCCGTGGCTTCGCAGTAACCAAAGCGTTTTAGGTGATCTCCCATCTGGCTTTCACCAGCAATCAACCCCACCATGCTATGCCGTACACCATCTGCATCAATCAGGGCATCACCGAGATACATCAAACCGCCGCATTCCGCATAAATGGGAATACCTTTTTGCTGCGCCTGACGTAATGCCGTATGCATAGCGTGATTGGAAGATAGGGCTTGGGCATAAATTTCAGGGTATCCCCCACCCAGATAGATCATCTGG
The sequence above is drawn from the Xenorhabdus ishibashii genome and encodes:
- the cbiB gene encoding adenosylcobinamide-phosphate synthase CbiB, with protein sequence MTVLLWFSAFILDMKLGDPPHWPHPVRWIGQLIYQAEPLIRRICQTETDLKWGGVLLWLVVIGSVWLVSYWVLQLAYGVTFWLGCLVEIWLIYTVLAGRGLGDAANAVYQALRQGDLDASRKQLANIVGRDTCQLQAPQISRAAIETVAENSVDGVIAPLFFLMLGGAPLAMIYKAINTLDSMVGYKTPRYRALGMFSARMDDVANWLPARFGWLLLAMAAKWQGLDFRQALRIGWRDRYQHSSPNSGWPEATVAGALGIRLGGSNVYFNQLIEKPWIGDAKREVTPDDISQSVQMMRVASVIALLLFALLHSLISVMV